The following proteins are co-located in the Armatimonadota bacterium genome:
- a CDS encoding PEP-CTERM sorting domain-containing protein yields the protein MKKFALLIGALVAAASSQAVTWTILQFPTGSYGAGSTVTSSTLSGVVNMTSTNTPYVGSNAITIMMPNANLLGAGGPHSIVFEYVANNFGGNAVAVDWSISGSVFGTGIVQFVEQVYEQTNTGEFLVGSLTKQWTTSNTPGNTFAEAGLINLSRPVGQIRVKKEIILAAGTGGTSFDAAAVSIMNQSVHVVPEPGTMTALGLGVAALLRRRRKS from the coding sequence ATGAAGAAATTTGCTTTATTGATTGGCGCCTTGGTAGCAGCTGCATCTTCGCAGGCAGTTACTTGGACCATTTTGCAATTCCCAACTGGATCGTATGGTGCAGGTTCCACCGTCACTTCCAGCACTTTGAGTGGTGTGGTCAACATGACTTCGACCAACACTCCTTACGTTGGCAGCAACGCGATCACGATCATGATGCCAAATGCCAACCTTCTCGGTGCTGGCGGTCCTCACTCGATCGTTTTCGAATACGTTGCAAACAACTTCGGCGGAAATGCTGTTGCTGTTGACTGGTCGATCTCCGGCTCGGTCTTCGGTACTGGCATTGTTCAGTTCGTTGAGCAGGTATACGAACAAACCAACACCGGTGAGTTCTTGGTCGGTTCGCTTACTAAGCAGTGGACCACGAGTAACACTCCTGGAAACACCTTCGCAGAAGCTGGCTTGATCAACCTTTCCCGACCTGTCGGACAAATCCGAGTCAAGAAGGAAATCATTCTTGCTGCTGGTACAGGCGGAACCTCGTTTGATGCCGCTGCTGTGAGCATCATGAACCAGAGCGTTCACGTTGTTCCAGAGCCAGGCACCATGACCGCTCTCGGCCTTGGCGTTGCCGCACTGCTGCGACGTCGCCGAAAGAGCTAA
- a CDS encoding PEP-CTERM sorting domain-containing protein: protein MKKVFSVLVIAVAAVASQAVTFTNFVYSGGQLGSGITSTVFGTGVTFTTPNAKVGDTVIVSGNPYRSGNFSIQYDAESTASMTADNVSINLGGGLSGSGTIAFKEQIFKLDSLGNEVAFLGEVEHVFTGGGPINWSNVISWSDTSVTRIRAKKTFEMFAPDTAALDFAVVGFVNQSLQVVPEPGPFIAMGLGLVGLVARRRRSK, encoded by the coding sequence ATGAAGAAAGTATTTTCCGTTCTCGTGATTGCTGTTGCTGCTGTTGCTTCGCAAGCTGTGACGTTCACGAACTTTGTTTACTCTGGCGGTCAATTGGGATCAGGCATCACCTCGACGGTCTTTGGCACAGGCGTTACATTCACTACTCCAAATGCTAAAGTCGGCGACACCGTGATCGTTTCTGGCAACCCATACCGAAGCGGCAACTTCAGCATTCAATACGATGCCGAATCAACCGCGTCGATGACGGCTGACAATGTGAGCATCAACCTTGGTGGTGGACTCTCCGGTAGCGGCACGATCGCTTTCAAGGAGCAGATCTTTAAGCTCGACAGTTTGGGCAATGAAGTCGCTTTCTTGGGTGAAGTCGAGCACGTATTCACTGGCGGCGGCCCAATCAACTGGAGCAACGTCATCAGCTGGTCAGACACTTCGGTTACTCGAATCCGAGCAAAGAAGACGTTCGAAATGTTCGCACCTGATACCGCAGCTCTCGACTTCGCAGTGGTTGGATTTGTGAATCAATCGTTGCAAGTGGTTCCAGAGCCAGGTCCGTTCATCGCTATGGGTCTTGGATTGGTCGGATTGGTCGCTCGACGACGACGCTCGAAGTAA
- a CDS encoding PEP-CTERM sorting domain-containing protein, which translates to MKLNRIGVVSALAVAASMANAQYFVNNLTVSASANVSSGLVSNATGNSVTVGTPGAVVGDSVPGPRVGQIFITYDAQPLGGPSSTALFGGISLNIRGFAFGNASVTVTEEVFELNQANNEIGGPLTSFTRTYTNGDFLDFATITVNRVAYGLRIKKTVFLEALPDAPTGLDLAGVSYINQAVVPEPATMTALALGVGALLRRRRSAK; encoded by the coding sequence ATGAAATTGAATAGAATTGGAGTTGTAAGTGCTCTGGCTGTCGCAGCGTCGATGGCAAATGCACAGTATTTCGTCAACAACCTTACTGTTAGCGCTTCGGCTAACGTGAGCAGCGGATTGGTTTCCAACGCTACAGGTAACTCGGTTACCGTCGGTACCCCAGGTGCCGTCGTTGGCGACAGCGTCCCAGGACCACGAGTTGGTCAAATCTTCATCACTTACGATGCACAGCCTTTGGGTGGACCAAGCTCGACAGCATTGTTCGGCGGCATTAGCCTCAACATCCGAGGATTCGCTTTCGGCAACGCTTCGGTCACCGTAACTGAAGAAGTTTTTGAACTCAACCAAGCTAACAACGAAATTGGCGGACCATTGACCTCGTTCACCCGAACGTACACCAATGGCGACTTCCTCGATTTCGCTACGATCACTGTCAACCGAGTTGCTTACGGCCTTCGAATCAAGAAGACCGTGTTCCTCGAAGCATTGCCAGATGCCCCAACCGGACTCGACCTCGCTGGTGTTTCGTACATCAACCAGGCCGTCGTTCCAGAGCCAGCTACTATGACAGCACTGGCCCTCGGTGTAGGCGCACTCTTGCGACGACGACGATCAGCTAAGTAA
- a CDS encoding DUF1800 domain-containing protein, with protein MGPLKESDRVAHLLRRFGLGASVQEVEFYGQNGVKGAIDLLLDDQRDDGINLDVSKFASKNGAIKLQSVQLYWLCRMVLTKNPLKEKMALFWHDHFATSAQKVDSPTAMQNQLEIFLSEGLGRFESLLLNVSKDPAMLYWLDNQLNKKGKPNENFAREVMELFTLGIGHYTEKDVQEAARAFTGWGYGNGNRQVERVPNRQNKFLFNPAQHDDGIKVVLNNKGPWNGEEICGILVGHPQTALAITKKIWEFFAYEKPDEALIKRLATLWRSNGFEMKVLLRAIMESPEFYSDKAMRKLYKSPIDFCIPTLRQTGAGAILRSRIDEADTDGDNIGRKIAGILNCLRATKSMGMEVLFPPDVAGWDWGAAWISSATMVERIKWADRLFGGQGKALVEASFGESEDARQIVDKLVRILDIQLPISKMDPIVAAATKQAGRDLTKTKQSVVVLASRLVFSSPEFQFC; from the coding sequence ATGGGCCCCTTAAAAGAATCTGATCGGGTTGCGCACTTACTCCGCCGCTTCGGCCTAGGTGCCAGTGTCCAAGAGGTGGAGTTTTACGGTCAGAACGGCGTCAAAGGTGCCATAGACCTCCTCTTAGATGATCAGCGCGATGACGGCATCAATTTGGATGTCTCAAAGTTCGCTTCAAAGAACGGCGCAATCAAACTCCAGAGCGTGCAACTGTACTGGCTCTGCCGAATGGTGCTCACAAAGAACCCGCTGAAAGAGAAAATGGCGCTGTTTTGGCACGATCATTTTGCCACCAGCGCGCAGAAGGTCGACTCTCCGACCGCCATGCAAAATCAGCTTGAGATCTTTCTATCCGAGGGATTGGGCCGATTTGAATCTCTGCTCTTGAACGTTAGTAAAGACCCGGCTATGCTCTATTGGCTAGATAATCAGCTGAACAAGAAAGGGAAGCCGAATGAGAACTTCGCACGCGAAGTGATGGAGTTGTTCACCCTCGGGATTGGCCACTACACCGAAAAGGATGTCCAGGAGGCTGCACGGGCGTTTACTGGCTGGGGATACGGCAACGGCAACCGGCAGGTCGAACGCGTCCCAAATCGGCAAAACAAGTTTCTCTTCAACCCTGCTCAACACGATGACGGGATCAAGGTAGTGCTGAATAACAAGGGGCCTTGGAATGGCGAAGAAATTTGTGGGATTCTGGTCGGGCATCCGCAGACTGCGCTCGCCATCACCAAGAAGATTTGGGAGTTCTTTGCCTACGAAAAGCCCGATGAGGCACTGATCAAGCGGTTGGCAACGCTTTGGAGGTCCAACGGATTCGAAATGAAAGTGCTCCTACGAGCAATCATGGAATCACCGGAATTCTATTCTGACAAGGCAATGCGAAAGCTGTACAAGAGCCCGATCGACTTCTGTATCCCCACGCTTCGGCAAACTGGGGCGGGTGCAATCTTGCGCTCCAGAATTGATGAGGCCGACACAGATGGCGACAACATCGGCCGCAAAATCGCCGGAATCTTGAATTGTCTTCGGGCGACAAAGTCTATGGGGATGGAAGTGCTCTTTCCGCCCGATGTGGCCGGATGGGATTGGGGCGCCGCCTGGATTAGCAGCGCAACTATGGTCGAGCGGATCAAATGGGCTGATCGGCTCTTTGGTGGTCAAGGGAAGGCATTGGTTGAAGCCAGTTTTGGAGAAAGTGAGGATGCACGACAAATTGTCGACAAACTCGTTCGGATTCTGGACATTCAGCTGCCAATCTCCAAAATGGACCCTATTGTAGCGGCGGCAACAAAGCAAGCTGGCCGCGATCTCACAAAGACAAAGCAGTCGGTGGTTGTTCTCGCCAGCCGACTCGTCTTCAGCAGCCCCGAGTTTCAATTCTGCTGA
- a CDS encoding transcriptional repressor, with protein MKPLEPNFESVATEKLREAGFRITKPRLLVVRALSESNRALGAYAIHELLVQQGDRTDVVSVYRTLSVLVELGLAHHLGIVDGFRACCFNGDHGTVSQHFICNKCGNVNEIHPSAGVRSLTDDAAAEIGFESQETRIEVLGHCAQCK; from the coding sequence ATGAAGCCGCTTGAACCTAATTTTGAATCTGTCGCAACCGAGAAGCTGCGTGAAGCGGGATTTCGCATTACCAAGCCTCGTCTATTGGTGGTTCGAGCTCTCAGCGAGTCAAATCGCGCCCTCGGCGCCTATGCCATCCATGAGTTGCTGGTCCAGCAAGGCGATCGCACCGACGTCGTGAGCGTTTACCGCACGCTGTCGGTTTTGGTTGAACTGGGCCTAGCGCACCATCTAGGGATTGTTGACGGATTTCGAGCGTGTTGCTTTAACGGCGATCATGGCACCGTCAGTCAGCATTTCATCTGTAACAAGTGCGGCAACGTGAATGAGATTCATCCCAGTGCGGGCGTCCGTTCACTCACCGATGATGCAGCCGCAGAGATCGGGTTTGAGAGCCAAGAAACCCGGATTGAGGTTCTTGGACATTGCGCCCAGTGCAAGTAA
- a CDS encoding PDZ domain-containing protein: MNKVNTIVRHPATWICGLLVVSAVAFQSGRANAAPMFASKPKPMITKPASFESNSTGTGTGFSLEAADETFANLVDEIAPSVVHVRTETESANGTVPMSQGSGVIIRNDGWILTNDHVVRGQKTVTIILWNGKEYKGTVIESNDDRNDLAVVKIDANNLQAARFADSDHVRPGQYAIAVGAPFGLENTVTIGHISAVGRMNQAGDATEIRTYNNMIQTDAPINPGNSGGPLLNIRGELVGINTSIYSGMSVMGGGSNAGIGFAIPSNQARLISNILIGEKKITRSYLNVQMESLKPYELEELKLTGGVRVMEVLPGGSAAKAGLKKGDIITRLGSEAVDNDQDLLNALLTYKPGETTELTYVRNGAAKTVDIKPDSKTMGIPAPDQSRRNQIPDGQEDRNGFRFQVPDQWREFFNDEAPSDNNRQQDQRADETPSVKGEKARLGVSFNEINDGNRKAYSIPEGVSGVIVMDVQPGSPAAKLGLKSGDVITRLGDRAVKSSQDLIDAVNNFKTGDRSQITYRRFSENSQLSFTTDFEF; this comes from the coding sequence ATGAACAAAGTCAACACAATCGTACGCCATCCCGCAACTTGGATTTGCGGCTTGCTTGTGGTGAGCGCCGTCGCGTTCCAATCGGGCCGGGCGAATGCTGCCCCAATGTTTGCTTCAAAGCCCAAACCGATGATTACAAAGCCGGCTAGTTTTGAATCGAACTCGACGGGAACTGGCACAGGATTTTCTTTAGAAGCAGCTGACGAAACGTTCGCCAACCTCGTGGATGAAATTGCTCCATCGGTGGTTCACGTTCGAACAGAAACCGAATCTGCGAATGGCACCGTTCCAATGTCCCAGGGATCGGGTGTGATCATTCGCAACGACGGTTGGATTCTGACTAACGACCACGTCGTGCGCGGTCAAAAGACGGTCACGATTATCTTGTGGAACGGCAAGGAATATAAGGGCACCGTCATCGAGTCGAACGATGATCGCAATGACCTCGCGGTCGTCAAGATCGACGCCAACAACTTGCAGGCTGCACGGTTCGCAGATAGCGATCATGTGCGACCTGGTCAATACGCCATCGCTGTCGGCGCGCCATTTGGACTCGAAAACACGGTGACAATCGGTCACATTAGTGCCGTCGGGCGAATGAATCAAGCCGGCGACGCGACCGAGATTCGCACCTACAACAACATGATTCAAACCGATGCTCCGATCAATCCGGGCAACTCGGGCGGGCCGTTGTTGAACATCCGTGGGGAATTGGTCGGTATTAACACTTCGATTTATTCAGGGATGAGCGTGATGGGCGGCGGCTCGAATGCGGGAATCGGCTTTGCGATTCCGAGCAATCAGGCACGACTGATCTCCAACATTTTGATCGGTGAGAAGAAGATCACCCGAAGCTATCTCAATGTCCAGATGGAGAGCTTGAAGCCTTATGAGCTGGAAGAGCTCAAGTTGACAGGTGGTGTTCGAGTCATGGAAGTACTCCCGGGCGGCTCAGCGGCCAAGGCAGGCCTCAAGAAAGGCGATATCATCACTAGGCTGGGCAGCGAAGCAGTGGATAATGACCAAGACCTGCTGAATGCTCTATTGACCTACAAGCCGGGCGAAACGACGGAACTCACCTATGTCCGCAACGGTGCCGCCAAAACGGTGGACATCAAGCCGGATAGCAAGACAATGGGTATTCCTGCTCCGGATCAATCGCGACGAAATCAGATTCCAGACGGTCAAGAAGATCGAAACGGATTCCGGTTCCAAGTGCCTGACCAATGGCGAGAGTTCTTTAACGACGAGGCGCCAAGCGATAACAATCGTCAACAGGACCAACGAGCTGATGAAACTCCGTCCGTCAAGGGCGAAAAGGCCCGACTAGGCGTGAGCTTCAACGAGATCAATGACGGAAATCGCAAGGCATATTCGATTCCAGAAGGAGTCTCGGGAGTGATCGTGATGGACGTCCAACCAGGATCGCCAGCGGCTAAGCTTGGCTTGAAATCGGGTGATGTGATTACACGCCTCGGTGATCGAGCGGTTAAGTCCAGCCAAGATCTTATCGACGCCGTCAACAACTTCAAAACTGGAGATCGGTCCCAAATCACGTATCGAAGGTTCAGTGAGAACTCACAGCTTTCGTTTACGACGGACTTTGAGTTCTAA